One genomic region from Syngnathus typhle isolate RoL2023-S1 ecotype Sweden linkage group LG17, RoL_Styp_1.0, whole genome shotgun sequence encodes:
- the LOC133170389 gene encoding SUMO-conjugating enzyme UBC9-like, whose protein sequence is MSGIALSRLSQERKAWRKDHPFGFVAVPTKNPDGTMNLMNWECAIPGKKGTLWEGGLYKLRMLFKDDYPSSPPKCKFEPPIFHPNVYPSGTVCLSILEEDKDWRPAITIKQILLGIQELLNEPNIQDPAQAEAYTIYCQNRMDYEKRVRAQAKKFAPT, encoded by the exons ATGTCGGGCATTGCGCTTAGCAGATTGTCCCAGGAGCGCAAAGCATGGAGAAAAGACCACCCGTTT GGTTTTGTCGCTGTCCCTACCAAGAATCCAGATGGAACCATGAATCTGATGAATTGGGAATGTGCCATTCCTGGAAAGAAAGGC ACCTTGTGGGAGGGAGGACTGTATAAACTCAGGATGCTCTTTAAGGATGACTACCCCTCTTCTCCACCCAAAT GCAAGTTTGAGCCACCAATATTCCATCCAAATGTCTACCCATCCGGTACAGTGTGTCTGTCCATCCTGGAGGAGGACAAAGATTGGAGGCCTGCCATCACCATCAAACAG ATCCTGTTGGGAATCCAGGAGCTGCTGAACGAGCCCAACATTCAAGACCCAGCGCAAGCAGAAGcttacaccatttactg TCAGAACCGGATGGACTACGAGAAGCGAGTGAGGGCCCAGGCCAAGAAGTTTGCCCCGACATAA
- the c1qtnf6a gene encoding complement C1q tumor necrosis factor-related protein 6 yields MLAVLLSLSFVHLVTQAAPPNAVTCKRCCDDLQSGADGTATPASGAYEVRTYINMTILKGDKGDRGERGTPGKIGHEGPPGSMGPMGPEGSKGQAGLPGHPCKVDYAAFSVGRRKSLHSLEAYQALIFDTVFVNLDNHFNMFSGKFVCRTAGIYFFNVNIHTWNFKETYLHVMRNEAEQAIVYAQPSDRSIMQSQSLMLDLGLNDEVWIRLYKRERENAIYSDDVDIYITFNGYLIKASSE; encoded by the exons ATGTTGGCTGTCCTGCTCAGCCTGTCTTTTGTTCACCTGGTGACACAGGCCGCCCCTCCCAACGCCGTTACTTGCAAGCGCTGCTGCGATGACCTACAATCGGGAGCGGACGGCACCGCCACGCCCGCGTCAGGAGCGTACGAGGTCCGAACCTACATCAACATGACCATCCTAAAAG GGGACAAAGGCGACCGTGGTGAAAGAGGGACACCAGGTAAAATTGGACACGAAGGACCTCCAGGATCCATGGGGCCCATGGGCCCGGAAGGCTCCAAGGGCCAGGCCGGTCTTCCCGGACACCCCTGTAAAGTGGACTACGCCGCTTTTTCCGTGGGCCGTCGCAAGTCCCTCCACAGCCTGGAGGCCTACCAGGCGCTGATATTCGACACGGTTTTCGTCAACCTCGACAACCACTTCAACATGTTCAGCGGCAAGTTCGTCTGCCGTACGGCCGGCATCTACTTCTTCAACGTCAACATTCACACGTGGAACTTCAAGGAGACCTACCTGCACGTAATGCGCAATGAAGCCGAGCAGGCCATCGTGTACGCCCAGCCCAGCGACCGCTCCATCATGCAGAGCCAGAGCCTGATGCTGGACCTGGGCCTCAACGACGAAGTGTGGATCCGTCTGTATAAGCGGGAAAGGGAGAATGCCATTTACAGCGATGATGTCGATATTTATATCACTTTCAATGGATACCTCATCAAAGCAAGCTcagagtaa
- the si:ch211-256m1.8 gene encoding uncharacterized protein si:ch211-256m1.8, producing MGTWPWNERSNRSFSPPPRIPGQSRDEIKVYPESIHAIITCVGGVFPIDILRRSDTNATLSARSFPDIYNQLAQVVDRSDTGNHNDPLAICRLSALERKSWAAIREDILDKGGVSAASLKLMESAVLTLNLEDSDAPSELAEILNVVRLGGKADGPCLRYYDKVMNLVVFKDCTAGMVFEHCAVDGMVAGLVTERVYQLSEAVDLSLVHSNADKVKGSSAVINPSSPTSLTFTLRSTKTRPDFKSQNPVVTFDVSSYPDVFSTLRSQRGLYDAWINFSLQLSLMQTLGESAATHMLVTPTHMRHYKHGRCDPTYSVSAKSRKLVSVLASRNAIQPTNHLFNLFHVAYLEHKTLIKNTKSGHGVGPHLAVLRRALSDDNPLKKFLDPFGCPSVYLTGTDLVEGAECGVGNVYAQDQLAVTYLGKKDRVRVVLNGKGSFASVLDKLQENLKVNLKLVMLLALKYAIACQMGALECLLQQNQTKKMNGEMNHFTGNNQKPMDRSAGASSDFTLLIHGGAGEEMMLNPQVINVIEFALQTALNLGSRVLEQGGRSLDAVQRSVEALEDCFLFNAGKGSVFNREGQNEMEAAIVDGNGTKSGAVACLRSVKNPVKAARCVMDKSSHSLMVGEGAEEFLHLLNEEAKPVKSDYFYTDLRYGELAAKLAGVNLSKSNHPQTVGAVALDCQHRLAAASSTGGLAAKLKGRVGDTAVVGAGIYADSALAVSCSGDGDVFLRHTVAQKIASLYHHKGYSLRQACREVMTENLKDVCAGVIALDSKGDSVVETNAGVMFVASMIGGISRVEVLRPLKNVSHVIWETDELLAYLNPNPWTPGSTILTRKTLSGTRSIFHLAEPDFVSLLEEAKSVSSVLCGKLGVQRCALVFYPNPDQAARIRLLPLHGLGSKWQPHLSSKEDFHSSDPGFCTSISGPRWDDEALDKVQNQIRSGLPTTNAPSSFEFSGTRFDTNLFSRIVKGEEQHWRVWEDSQHVAFLTPYPNTPGITMVVPRKPLPSDIFKLEESDYKALILATYKVAQLLEETMGAQSVGLIFEGLEINYAHAKLIPQLPTPKGLQITKTQAEFFLKYPGYVSSLDGPAADPDALKRLHSKITECRPLRSWKEPQSHSVVAISSQWYRNLFQIQNTLFHSTVEYFCNSCHYSYALTPLTTDTISSPMGLGSDSEPVSVHLFGQDIYLADSMQFVLEYFLRFQDNLQGTYYISPSFRGEDPDATHLNQFYHVECELLGDMDRAISVAEGYLSHLTKSMLKRHSDIILNTAGSLTHVTFMLSKLDGKTPLPRISLDQAIPMMPSADCLEWVQEGQPQFGRKLTRKGERVLIEKYGGVVWLTEMDHLAVPFYQAYVEGSGRAKAKAADLLLGLGETVGLGERHSTPALVQEALRHHAVPQQPYKWYTDMREVKPLLTSGWGMGTERYLCWLLQHHDVRDIQIIPRLKGKKYMP from the exons ATGGGGACGTGGCCATGGAACGAACGCAGCAATCGGAGCTTTTCGCCGCCACCCCGAATTCCCGGCCAGAGCCGAGATGAAATTAAG GTTTACCCGGAAAGCATTCACGCCATCATCACTTGCGTTGGTGGAGTATTCCCGATCGACATACTCCGGCGCTCCGATACTAATGCGACATTATCCGCTCGATCCTTCCCTGACATCTACAACCAGCTGGCTCAAGTGGTAGACCGGAGCGACACCGGGAATCACAACGACCCCTTGGCCATTTGTAGACTCTCTGCTTTGGAGCGCAAGTCCTGGGCTGCCATCAGAGAAGACATCTTGGACAAAGGAGGAGTTTCCGCAGCATCCCTGAAGCTAATGGAGAGCGCTGTGCTGACGTTGAATCTGGAGGACAGCGACGCTCCTTCTGAATTGGCGGAGATCCTCAACGTGGTGAGGTTGGGAGGAAAAGCAGATGGTCCTTGTCTAAGATACTACGACAAG gtgATGAATCTGGTGGTGTTCAAGGACTGCACAGCCGGGATGGTTTTTGAGCATTGTGCTGTGGATGGGATGGTAGCTGGCCTTGTAACTGAACGTGTGTACCAATTGTCCGAAGCCGTTGATTTAAGTCTAGTCCATAGCAATGCGGATAAAGTCAAGGGGTCTTCGGCAGTCATCAACCCTTCATCCCCAACATCTCTAACCTTTACTTTGCGCAGTACCAAGACACGCCCTGATTTCAAATCCCAAAATCCAGTTGTCACCTTCGACGTGTCCTCTTATCCCGACGTGTTTTCCACTTTGAGAAGCCAAAGAGGCCTGTATGATGCTTGGATCAACTTCTCCTTGCAGCTTTCCCTGATGCAGACTCTGGGGGAATCTGCTGCCACTCACATGCTCGTCACTCCTACTCATATGCGCCACTACAAACATGGCCGTTGTGATCCCACCTACTCAGTCAGCGCAAAGTCTCGGAAGTTAGTAAGCGTCTTGGCATCACGCAACGCAATCCAACCTACAAACCATCTCTTCAATTTGTTCCATGTTGCATATTTGGAACACAAGACTCTCATAAAAAACACCAAAAGCGGACACGGTGTAGGCCCCCACTTAGCTGTCCTTCGTCGAGCTTTATCCGACGACAATCCTTTGAAAAAGTTCCTGGACCCCTTCGGATGTCCATCTGTGTATCTCACCGGTACCGACCTGGTGGAGGGAGCGGAGTGTGGAGTGGGAAACGTTTACGCCCAAGATCAGCTCGCTGTAACCTACCTTGGAAAAAAGGACCGAGTTCGAGTTGTGCTCAATGGGAAAGGTAGCTTTGCCTCGGTACTGGACAAACTTCAGGAAAACCTGAAGGTAAACTTGAAGTTAGTGATGCTTTTAGCGCTCAAATATGCAATTGCTTGTCAAATGGGAGCTCTGGAGTGTCTCCTccaacaaaaccaaacaaagaaGATGAATGGTGAGATGAATCACTTTACCGGCAACAATCAAAAACCAATGGATCGGAGCGCAGGTGCGAGTTCCGACTTTACTCTGCTGATCCACGGTGGCGCCGGAGAGGAGATGATGCTGAACCCACAAGTGATAAACGTCATCGAGTTTGCTCTGCAAACAGCTTTAAACCTGGGATCGCGAGTGCTTGAACAGGGTGGACGTAGTCTGGATGCAGTTCAAAGGTCAGTAGAAGCTCTGGAAGACTGCTTTCTCTTCAATGCAGGAAAAGGCTCAGTATTCAACAGAGAAGGCCAAAATGAAATGGAGGCCGCCATAGTAGATGGAAACGGAACAAAGTCCGGAGCTGTCGCCTGTTTACGAAGCGTCAAGAACCCCGTCAAAGCGGCTCGATGCGTCATGGACAAAAGCTCGCATTCCCTTATGGTGGGAGAAGGCGCTGAGGAATTTCTGCACCTTTTGAATGAGGAGGCCAAACCCGTCAAGTCTGACTATTTCTACACCGATCTCCGTTATGGAGAGTTAGCCGCCAAGCTCGCTGGTGTCAATCTTTCAAAAAGCAACCATCCTCAAACTGTTGGTGCTGTGGCATTGGATTGCCAGCACAGGTTGGCCGCCGCCTCATCAACGGGTGGCTTAGCGGCCAAGTTGAAAGGGCGAGTTGGCGATACGGCCGTCGTTGGAGCGGGAATCTACGCCGATAGCGCATTAGCCGTTAGCTGCTCTGGAGACGGAGATGTGTTTCTAAGACACACCGTTGCGCAAAAAATCGCAAGCCTCTACCACCACAAAGGTTATAGTCTCAGACAGGCGTGTCGAGAGGTGATGACAGAAAACCTGAAAGATGTTTGTGCGGGAGTCATTGCGCTCGACTCCAAAGGGGATTCTGTGGTTGAAACAAATGCCGGTGTCATGTTCGTGGCCTCGATGATCGGCGGAATATCAAGAGTGGAAGTGCTTCGACCCCTAAAGAACGTCTCTCATGTGATCTGGGAAACAGATGAGCTGCTCGCATACTTGAATCCCAATCCCTGGACTCCTGGTTCGACTATTTTGACCCGAAAAACTCTTAGCGGGACCCGGAGCATCTTCCATCTGGCTGAACCTGATTTTGTGTCTCTGCTAGAAGAAGCCAAATCTGTCTCAAGTGTTCTTTGCGGCAAACTTGGAGTGCAACGTTGCGCTTTGGTTTTCTATCCCAACCCCGATCAAGCAGCTCGGATCAGACTGCTACCGCTTCACGGCTTAGGGTCAAAGTGGCAGCCCCATCTTTCCAGCAAAGAGGATTTTCACAGCTCCGACCCTGGGTTCTGCACGTCTATCAGTGGTCCACGTTGGGATGATGAAGCCCTGGACAAGGTTCAAAACCAGATTAGGAGTGGATTACCAACAACAAACGCACCGTCGAGCTTTGAATTTTCAGGGACTCGCTTCGATACGAACCTGTTCAGTCGGATTGTAAAGGGAGAGGAGCAACACTGGAGAGTCTGGGAGGATAGTCAACATGTTGCCTTTCTAACACCCTACCCAAACACTCCCGGAATAACCATGGTGGTGCCACGCAAACCACTGCCCAGCGACATCTTCAAACTGGAGGAATCTGACTACAAAGCTCTGATCTTGGCAACGTATAAAGTTGCCCAACTGCTGGAAGAGACAATGGGAGCTCAATCTGTTGGGTTGATCTTTGAGGGCTTGGAGATTAATTACGCTCATGCCAAATTAATCCCCCAACTACCTACACCAAAAGGTCTTCAGATTACAAAAACACAAGCAGAATTCTTCCTAAAGTACCCCGGATACGTGTCCTCGCTTGATGGTCCAGCTGCCGACCCAGATGCCCTCAAAAGGCTTCACTCCAAGATCACCGAGTGCCGGCCTTTGCGATCATGGAAGGAGCCTCAGTCCCACTCCGTCGTGGCTATTTCCAGCCAGTGGTATCGTAACCTGTTCCAGATTCAGAACACGCTTTTCCACAGCACAGTGGAATATTTCTGCAATTCCTGTCACTACTCCTATGCCCTGACGCCGCTCACTACAGACACCATCTCCTCCCCAATGGGTCTGGGGTCTGATTCAGAACCGGTTTCTGTTCACCTCTTTGGTCAAGACATCTACCTTGCAGACTCAATGCAATTTGTGCTTGAATATTTCCTCCGTTTCCAGGATAACCTGCAGGGAACCTACTATATATCTCCCAGCTTTCGAGGAGAAGATCCTGACGCCACACATTTGAACCAGTTCTACCACGTGGAATGTGAACTGTTGGGCGACATGGACCGTGCCATTTCCGTAGCAGAGGGATATTTGTCTCATCTCACCAAGTCCATGCTGAAGAGACACTCCGATATCATCCTCAACACTGCTGGGAGCCTCACGCATGTTACATTCATGCTGAGTAAATTGGATGGAAAAACACCACTACCACGAATCTCTCTGGACCAGGCCATTCCGATGATGCCTTCTGCCGATTGCTTGGAGTGGGTACAAGAGGGTCAGCCGCAGTTTGGCAGGAAGCTTACGCGTAAAGGAGAGCGGGTGTTGATCGAAAAATACGGTGGTGTTGTTTGGTTGACTGAGATGGATCATCTCGCCGTTCCCTTCTACCAGGCCTACGTGGAGGGCAGCGGCAGGGCCAAAGCCAAGGCTGCAGACCTTCTGCTGGGCTTGGGAGAAACTGTGGGTCTTGGTGAGCGTCATTCCACGCCCGCCTTGGTACAAGAGGCCCTCAGACACCATGCGGTTCCGCAGCAGCCCTATAAATGGTACACTGACATGCGTGAGGTGAAGCCGCTTCTTACCAGTGGGTGGGGCATGGGCACAGAGAGATACTTGTGTTGGCTGCTTCAGCACCATGATGTAAGAGATATACAGATTATTCCGAGACTCAAAGGCAAAAAATATATGCCGTGA
- the mief1 gene encoding mitochondrial dynamics protein MID51, with amino-acid sequence MAAMNGGGKGKKDDNGIGTAIDFMLSNAKLVLGVGGAAMLGIATLAVKRMYDRAISAPTSPTKMEQKGKQSWEEPAWVGSSPRVLNHNMKATISRSLQSLPTASSSFESDCLRRAVGRAAAKGSGPTQADLLRARMRLSLQERLWDFYQNNVDIPAEEQAVARRAALDICAELRVFLHAKLPDMPLREMYLSGSLYDDLQVVTADHAQLMVPLILEKNLWSSIPGEDTIMNVPGFWLIRRENLEYFPRNSSYWDRCMVGGYLSPKSVLEVFDKLIGTINWPAIGSVLDYVIRPVVPSETLTLEVQYETNRKLYVDFLPLLMMEDGTSLIAKPHRLAAERHENLWRQSFRVTETARLRALDQEDGGYRCACLKVAKAMCKLNPALNRLNASQLTNAILLLSERRANWSHEALADNFLQLLKELVGYLEAGRLPCALSPKVNLFCELTEREVDELGYTLYCALSEPETLLVTEEAQRPHPS; translated from the exons ATGGCCGCAATGAATGGAGGCGGCAAAGGGAAGAAAGATGACAACGGCATCGGCACTGCGATCGACTTCATGCTTTCCAACGCTAAGCTTGTTTTGGGGGTCGGCGGAGCGGCCATGCTCGGCATCGCGACGCTTGCTGTCAAAAGA ATGTACGACCGTGCCATCAGTGCTCCCACCAGTCCCACCAAGATGGAgcagaaaggaaaacaaagcTGGGAAGAGCCAGCCTGGGTGGGTTCGTCCCCACGGGTTCTGAACCACAACATGAAGGCCACCATTAGCAGGTCACTTCAGTCCCTGCCTACTGCCTCCAGTTcttttgaatcag ACTGTCTGCGCAGGGCTGTGGGTCGAGCCGCAGCCAAAGGGAGCGGGCCCACTCAGGCCGACCTGCTCCGTGCTCGGATGCGGCTCTCCCTGCAGGAGCGTCTTTGGGATTTCTACCAGAACAACGTGGACATTCCCGCCGAGGAGCAGGCTGTGGCTCGGCGAGCAGCGTTGGACATTTGCGCGGAGCTCCGAGTGTTCCTCCACGCCAAACTTCCCGACATGCCGCTTCGGGAGATGTACCTAAGCGGCAGCCTCTACGACGACCTGCAG GTGGTGACAGCAGACCACGCCCAGCTCATGGTGCCTCTAATCCTGGAGAAGAATTTATGGTCGTCCATACCCGGAGAGGACACGATCATGAACGTTCCAGGTTTCTGGCTGATCCGCAGGGAGAATTTAGAATATTTCCCACGGAACAGCAGCTACTGGGACCGTTGTATGGTGGGAGGTTACCTGTCGCCCAAATCAGTCCTTGAAGTCTTTGACAAGCTGATTGGGACCATCAACTGGCCCGCCATCGGCAGCGTCCTGGACTATGTCATTCGTCCCGTGGTCCCCTCAGAAACGCTGACCTTGGAGGTGCAGTACGAGACGAACCGAAAGCTTTACGTGGACTTTTTGCCCTTACTCATGATGGAGGACGGCACTTCTCTTATAGCCAAACCGCATCGGCTCGCCGCCGAGCGCCACGAAAATCTTTGGAGGCAGAGTTTCCGAGTGACCGAGACGGCACGTCTCAGGGCCTTGGATCAAGAAGACGGAGGCTACCGCTGCGCCTGCCTCAAGGTGGCCAAGGCCATGTGCAAGCTCAATCCCGCCCTCAACCGGCTTAACGCCAGCCAGCTCACCAACGCTATCTTGCTGCTGAGCGAAAGACGAGCCAACTGGAGCCACGAGGCGCTGGCCGACAACTTCCTACAGCTGCTAAAGGAGCTGGTGGGTTACCTGGAGGCGGGGCGACTGCCCTGCGCCCTCAGCCCAAAAGTGAACTTATTCTGCGAACTGACCGAGCGGGAAGTGGATGAACTGGGCTACACGCTCTACTGCGCGCTTTCGGAACCCGAAACGCTCCTGGTGACGGAAGAGGCGCAGCGTCCCCATCCTTCCTAA
- the LOC133170388 gene encoding 3-mercaptopyruvate sulfurtransferase-like, with the protein MAAQASAVVSAQWLADAIRKGLVGSKIRLLDSSWYLPITKRDPKAEFAEKHIPGASFFDIDECSDQSSPYDHMLPTSSHFSRYVGELGIGNDTHVVVYDTNGFGSYSAPRVWWMFRLFGHNSVSVLDGGMKNWLAEGRPVTSEQVKPECEDFKVTTNPAWVKTYEDVLENISTKKIQVVDARSAGRYRGIEPEPREGTLPGHFPGAINMPFTSFLDSSGKYLANEDLSRLFKKAEVKLDQPLWATCGSGVTACLVVLAAHLLGHPGVCVYDGSWAEWFKRASPENVISEGEGKKM; encoded by the exons ATGGCGGCACAGGCTAGCGCAGTTGTCTCAGCCCAGTGGCTAGCGGACGCAATCCGAAAGGGCCTTGTAGGCTCAAAGATTCGCCTTCTCGATTCGTCATGGTACCTCCCGATAACAAAACGGGACCCGAAAGCAGAGTTCGCGGAGAAGCACATCCCGGGAGCTTCGTTCTTCGACATAGACGAGTGCAGCGACCAAAGTTCACCGTATGATCATATGTTGCCTACGAGCAGCCACTTTTCACGCTACGTGGGCGAGCTGGGCATCGGCAACGACACGCATGTGGTTGTGTACGACACGAACGGCTTCGGCTCGTACAGCGCCCCACGCGTCTGGTGGATGTTCCGACTGTTCGGTCACAACTCGGTGTCGGTGCTGGACGGGGGTATGAAGAACTGGTTGGCGGAAGGGCGACCGGTGACGTCAGAACAGGTGAAGCCGGAGTGCGAAGACTTTAAGGTGACTACGAACCCTGCGTGGGTCAAGACTTATGAGGACGTGCTGGAGAACATCAGCACCAAGAAGATACAGGTGGTGGATGCAAGATCTGCGGGCAGGTACAGGGGGATCGAACCGGAGCCTAGAGAGG GTACCCTACCGGGCCACTTCCCCGGTGCGATCAATATGCCGTTCACTTCTTTCCTGGACTCCTCCGGAAAGTATCTGGCCAATGAGGACCTGTCCAGACTGTTCAAGAAAGCCGAGGTAAAACTGGACCAGCCATTGTGGGCCACCTGCGGTTCTGGTGTGACGGCGTGCCTCGTGGTTCTGGCCGCTCACCTGCTCGGGCACCCGGGCGTGTGCGTTTACGACGGCTCCTGGGCTGAGTGGTTTAAAAGAGCATCTCCTGAAAATGTCATCTCAGAGGGAGAAGGAAAGAAGATGTGA
- the LOC133170260 gene encoding mitochondrial ribosome and complex I assembly factor AltMIEF1-like: protein MGSWSSSAVLALYRALLRAGRQLQYTDRNYYRRAVAREFRRCQTLTAPEDKEEALKRGQFFLSSRLGGLM, encoded by the coding sequence ATGGGCAGCTGGTCTAGCAGTGCTGTGCTGGCGCTGTACCGGGCGTTGCTCCGTGCAGGGCGTCAACTTCAGTATACTGACCGCAACTACTATCGCCGTGCTGTGGCTCGTGAGTTTCGCCGCTGCCAAACCCTGACGGCACCTGAAGACAAGGAAGAGGCTCTGAAGAGGGGCCAGTTCTTCCTCAGTAGCCGATTGGGCGGGCTTATGTAG
- the LOC133170387 gene encoding 3-mercaptopyruvate sulfurtransferase-like — MAAAAQAVVSAKWLADAIRNGLVGSRIRVLDSSWYTPATKRDAKAEFAERHIPGASFFDMVECSDQSSPYCFTLPASKHFARYVGELGISNDTHVVVYDAHEFGLYTSPRVWWMFRQFGHSSVSVLDGGLKHWLAEGRSVTSGEDAKPERKDFQVTANPAWVKTYEDVLENISTKKVQVVDTRPAGRYRGLEPEPIEKTLPGHFPGAVNLPFTSFLDSSGRFLAKEDLSRKFKEAKLQLDQPLWATCSCGVTACFAILVAQLLGRQDVCLYDGSWSEWFERAAPEHIISEGEGKKM, encoded by the exons atggcggcggcggcacaagCGGTGGTCTCAGCCAAGTGGCTTGCAGACGCAATAAGAAACGGTCTCGTTGGCTCCAGGATTCGGGTCCTGGACTCGTCATGGTACACCCCAGCAACTAAACGGGACGCGAAAGCGGAGTTTGCAGAGAGGCACATCCCGGGAGCTTCATTTTTCGACATGGTGGAGTGCAGTGACCAGAGCTCACCCTATTGCTTCACCCTCCCTGCAAGCAAGCACTTTGCACGCTACGTGGGTGAGCTGGGCATCTCCAACGACACGCATGTGGTGGTGTATGACGCGCACGAGTTCGGGTTGTACACCTCGCCGCGAGTTTGGTGGATGTTCCGACAGTTCGGCCACAGCTCGGTGTCGGTGCTCGACGGGGGCTTGAAGCACTGGTTGGCCGAGGGGCGTTCGGTGACGTCGGGGGAAGACGCGAAGCCCGAGCGCAAAGATTTCCAGGTGACCGCGAACCCTGCTTGGGTGAAAACTTACGAGGACGTGCTGGAGAACATCAGCACTAAGAAAGTCCAAGTGGTGGACACCAGGCCTGCGGGCAGGTATAGGGGCCTCGAACCGGAGCCCATAGAGA AAACTTTACCTGGCCACTTCCCCGGTGCAGTCAACCTGCCATTTACCTCCTTTCTGGACTCCTCTGGAAGGTTTTTGGCCAAGGAGGACCTGTCCAGAAAATTCAAGGAAGCCAAGCTCCAGTTGGACCAGCCGCTGTGGGCCACCTGCTCTTGCGGCGTGACGGCGTGCTTTGCTATTCTGGTTGCTCAGTTGCTCGGACGCCAGGACGTGTGCCTTTATGACGGCTCCTGGTCCGAGTGGTTTGAGAGAGCGGCTCCTGAGCACATCATCTCCGAGGgagagggaaagaaaatgtGA
- the il2rb gene encoding interleukin-2 receptor subunit beta: protein MRACRRQEGQRETKGRRSSTEDDTRDDNVTLLRSTMVKMEASRPYLVLAAVFSLHALDCENVQGLTCVNDFINNVTCTLDGPSVENCIIYGYKKIRFRKDGRTQSRIIRRSCEVKQQRNALPGCDFVFENRNFAHFEQMPNISLKCNGTLVEHLQNYKPQNHIKMHPPGLPNVSLTDKEIVIDWRPGGPRSELLKAFEYQVQIQKSDPMTKDVKIITTNKAQFRIAAVMLKDKHQVRVKVKPAQKEQSQWSEWSPSASLVGPPSQNPEWNLSQMLIIVAVLTILVVMIVMTLVFYKCSIGMRVAKVKPVPNPSKYFQTLDGSKLKEWLNPNCAESLHTAQWVDRISPVEVCESQLGSNSAPQPPSDTQASASSDDNRLVENSSSSSSCFSNLGYFVSESSSSSVQTEPNPVYFAYKDDLHILHKAHHPKPHLFLQPSLSKSPSCDRLKRGTQSPDSGFCMERDLLDVEEDQENLNGEQGSGHRSSSHLSLHLPVKRSSPSTPSRISSDSAQMDTPVLAANVSATGWPVACSTYRPSSMPMESSKAGYFILQEIQTTSSHASI from the exons atgaGAGCATGCAGAAGGCAAGAAGGACAGCGAGAGACCAAAGGAAGGAGATCTTCCACTGAAGACGACACAAGGGACGATAATGTCACCCTTCTCAG GTCGACAATGGTGAAGATGGAGGCGTCACGGCCCTATTTGGTCTTGGCGGCCGTCTTTTCTCTTCATGCTTTGGACTGTGAAAACGTGCAAG GGCTCACCTGTGTGAATGACTTCATCAACAATGTCACATGTACGCTCGACGGTCCTTCCGTGGAAAATTGCATTATCTACGGTTACAAGAAAATACGATTCAGAAAAGATGGAAGGACACAATCAAGAATAATCCG TCGGAGCTGCGAGGTAAAACAACAACGTAACGCGCTTCCAGGATGCGATTTTGTCTTTGAAAACCGA AACTTTGCCCACTTTGAGCAGATGCCCAACATTAGCTTGAAATGTAACGGTACGCTGGTGGAACACCTCCAAAACTACAAACCCCAAAATCACA tcaAAATGCACCCCCCAGGCCTCCCTAATGTCAGCCTCACAGACAAAGAGATTGTGATAGATTGGCGTCCAGGAGGCCCCCGCTCCGAGCTCCTGAAAGCGTTTGAGTACCAAGTTCAGATCCAAAAGAGTGACCCCATGACAAAG GATGTGAAGATAATTACCACCAACAAAGCACAATTTCGGATCGCTGCTGTGATGCTGAAAGACAAGCACCAGGTTCGTGTAAAAGTCAAGCCAGCACAAAAAGAGCAGAGCCAGTGGAGTGAATGGAGTCCAAGTGCATCCTTGGTGGGGCCACCATCGCAAAATCCGG aaTGGAATCTGTCTCAAATGTTGATCATCGTGGCTGTTTTGACCATCTTGGTTGTCATGATTGTCATGACGCTGGTGTTTTACAAATGTAGCATCGGTATGAG AGTTGCCAAAGTAAAGCCAGTTCCAAATCCTTCTAAGTACTTCCAAACTCTCGACGGGAGCAAactaaag GAATGGCTGAATCCGAATTGCGCTGAATCTTTACACACTGCCCAGTGGGTAGACCGCATTTCTCCAGTGGAGGTGTGTGAAAGCCAACTCGGGTCCAATAGCGCCCCGCAACCTCCAAGCGACACTCAAGCGTCGGCGTCCTCGGATGACAACAGGCTTGTGGAAaattcatcctcctcttcctcgtgtTTCTCTAACCTGGGTTACTTTGTATCCGAATCTTCCAGCAGCTCCGTTCAAACTGAGCCCAATCCTGTTTACTTTGCGTATAAAGACGATTTGCACATTCTGCACAAGGCCCATCATCCAAAACCTCACCTCTTCCTGCAACCTTCTTTGTCCAAGTCTCCCAGCTGCGACAGGTTGAAGAGAGGGACACAAAGCCCCGACTCGGGCTTTTGCATGGAAAGGGACCTTCTGGACGTCGAGGAAGATCAAGAGAATTTAAATGGGGAACAGGGTTCGGGTCATCGTAGCTCTTCACACCTAAGCCTCCATCTTCCGGTGAAGAGAAGTAGCCCCTCCACTCCGTCTCGGATCTCCTCAGATAGCGCTCAGATGGATACACCTGTTCTCGCGGCCAACGTTAGCGCCACAGGCTGGCCCGTCGCTTGCTCAACGTACCGACCTTCCTCGATGCCGATGGAGTCGAGCAAAGCGGGTTATTTTATCCTGCAGGAGATACAAACCACTTCCAGCCACGCGTCCATCTGA